Proteins from a genomic interval of Quercus robur chromosome 9, dhQueRobu3.1, whole genome shotgun sequence:
- the LOC126700337 gene encoding probable transcription factor PosF21, giving the protein MDKGKNPLLEDEDMFFMHGYQPQFPDGENLVSNNTSFYDKHEGSGSALGSDLGLGLVDGTSILDEMEEAEENFFSKFISMNIGLIDSPAIETSSVVPAPSNPMDPYTDPVPQEQAPPETIVSLPAPAGSTDDAPQPIVRRCLSAAALAEIAQHDPKRAKRIITNRLSAVRAKEKKKLYICMLEHKLQCLLSEMDALSTKSNINQRDNYFLKAESNRLKESLDNMEQLMRLQDLLNDEMKRENEILNLLKNQVIANGGTMINFIASSDNNLHAVDVPLATPQFSQLPIQIPNQGQQPQYHPQQQNGQSSYQVEHEQQEQPGQFAQNLQQYQSQIQNNLQVMPDHLQLQQNQQPFVQQMQFEDSNIGAYHSMPSPSANGRCI; this is encoded by the exons ATGGATAAAGGGAAGAATCCTCTGTTGGAAGATGAAGACATGTTTTTTATGCATGGTTATCAGCCTCAATTTCCTGATGGTGAAAACCTTGTTTCAAACAATACTAGCTTTTATGACAAACATGAAGGTTCAGGCTCAGCCTTAGGCTCAGACTTGGGTTTAGGCTTGGTGGATGGAACTTCTATTTTGGATGAAATGGAGGAGGCCGAAGAGAATTTCTTTTCGAAATTCATCAGCATGAATATAGGTTTGATTGATTCGCCTGCTATTGAAACTTCTTCTGTTGTACCAGCACCATCAAATCCTATGGATCCATATACTGATCCTGTGCCCCAAGAGCAAGCTCCACCAGAAACAATTGTTTCATTACCAGCACCGGCAGGATCCACTGATGATGCACCCCAACCAATTGTACGGAGATGCTTGTCTGCTGCAGCACTTGCAGAGATAGCCCAACATGATCCGAAGCGAGCAAAGAG AATTATAACAAACAGATTGTCAGCTGTGAGAgcgaaggagaagaagaagcttTATATTTGTATGCTTGAACATAAATTACAATGCTTGCTATCAGAAATGGATGCATTATCAACCAAATCTAACATAAATCAG AGAGACAACTATTTCCTGAAGGCTGAAAGCAATAGACTGAAAGAAAGTCTAGACAACATGGAGCAGCTAATGCGCTTGCAAGATT TATTGAATGATGAAATGAAAAGGGAGAACGAAATTTTGAATCTATTGAAGAACCAAGTTATTGCCAATGGTGGGACAATGATCAACTTCATTGCATCTTCTGATAACAACCTTCATGCAGTGGATGTTCCATTAGCAACACCTCAATTTTCTCAGCTCCCAATTCAGATTCCAAACCAGGGCCAACAACCCCAGTATCATCCTCAACAGCAAAATGGGCAATCTTCCTATCAAGTTGAACATGAGCAGCAGGAACAACCTGGTCAATTTGCACAGAATCTGCAGCAATATCAATCTCAAATACAGAATAATCTGCAGGTAATGCCCGATCATCTTCAACTACAACAAAACCAGCAACCATTTGTTCAGCAAATGCAATTTGAGGACAGCAACATAGGAGCATATCATTCTATGCCTTCTCCAAGTGCTAATGGGAGATGTATTTAA